The proteins below come from a single Limnobaculum xujianqingii genomic window:
- a CDS encoding hemagglutinin repeat-containing protein: MNKNLYRVIFNRARGQLMVVPEIAGSHSTGNTRVSSGAGHTLSQLIAGLNPLMLFTSMALGLLAISLPVQADIVADHSAPGNQQPTVIGSANGTPQVNIQTPSAAGVSRNTYSQFDVDNRGAILNNSAAPVQTQLGGYVDGNPQVIRGGAKIILNEVNSRNPSQLNGYVEVAGQKAQVVIANPSGITCDGCGFINANRATLTTGTPNLVNGQLEGYNVQQGNVTIQGKGMDSSQQSYTDIIAQSVNVNAGVWANELNVVTGKNKVSADTSQIEKQGSNDAASPQFSVDVAALGGMYANTIRMVGTENGVGVRNAGHIGTQAGSVVLTADGRIENSGTISSAQNLTMTTQQGLTNSGTLFGKNEVQITAQGDVVNTGSGQMGATGQLNVTSQGNLTSQGVIAADGNATVSSRRKLNNSGTLSSGQTLRVSANSIDNNGTVQGKGRTAISTPGYINQTASGKISSGGFLSIDSGDWMTSYGSIYSADAASLSIQNALLNGGTIDTGLGLTLSASHINNTGAIYAGGDVQAQSRSNLLNSGTLGSDRDITLNAAGEFSSNNTIYAKGNARLSAGSTVSNNGTLAADGLLSLTTPGALYNNGTMYSKGNLSLTANQLVTSYGSIGADGELNLSTYGALFNNQMLYGKGQTTLNTGGDLTNHGVIGSDSRLSLTSPGMLLNTGTLYSGDAMSVAANGRVTNSGTINSSSDLSLTTQNTLYNGNTIYAKGHASFNVAGAMTNDGTLGADRDLTLSAGGDILNNGTLYSQGAGKYLTDGSFTNNHLLRSEDALLVDASGNILNQADIYAFAGLDFSAGQRIDNHAQFYSGGTLNLHALGDISNTSTLAALDDITLSGHYFSNGGNALLAAGVQSNGQLANTGDITIISTQSVDLQGQALASGTLNVDANGINLADGLVSAGAANLQAHSGDINTNLAQLYVNNAFNAQTTGHWSNLGGQLYAGDMHLNAGSLTNDAAGVISAQSTNLTLSGLLSNRGLIDGLLTHLQASQIDNYGTGRIYGTWLGLQADVINNREEGGTAATIAGRETLDMGVGTLNNYTHSLIFSGGNMSIGRLLDENSNATGMGGVLNNHSATIEALGDLKLSMGVVNNVNDHFLTEFRVVSQENILEYAMNASSRHYFLDEVSFTYNSRGVSTLYTPDSDRGDDDYWEFTYVRTTQENAIIETDPGKILAGGNLLIIADTVNNDKSQIIAGNVLNIAANTLNNTEIAGTRVITESGIMQHRYSTPIGGVRVQGHHDYDYSPAAVYQDIMLKASETAGNTQPNGSGASINARQEGLAPGSGIGSISIDRVNIQLAGVDGMQDVSIVTRPPSLSLTLPNASLYKINPAVGGLYLVETDPKFTQLKRWLGSDYMTSQLKADPNNMHKRLGDGYYEQRLISDQIISLTGQRFLNGYANDEEQYMALMNSGVEFAQKYNLSLGVALTKEQMANLTSDIVWLVSRDVTLPDGSIQTVLVPQVYAMVRPQDIDSNGALLAGKQVNLQLSNDLVNQGRILAGDKLNVLAQNIQNMGGIISGNNVALLANNDINNIGGLMQGFDSLKLQAGNNINITTTTNHNEKGGINRSSHTNINQVGALSVNNDNGVLQLSAGNDINLTAALITNAGQNSETYIAAGHDLNMNTVTEEKQRDYISASKNSSRKEASSQDIGTQISSSGNVTLSAKNDINAKAAQVQADGQLAVVAGNDINITTGQSTDHVESTSKSTSRSGMTKTVTTKQVVHDVLSAESSNFSGDTVIMNAGNDLRVEGSQVTSTHDMTLNAGHDLILSTAQEQQDDLEIVRKKKSGMMSSGGIGVTYGKIDEKSTNISHRVTQLGSTVGSTEGNVTLSAGNNLTIKGSDVIAQQDISLKGKNVTIESVENQTSIHDKYERTQSGMTVALSGAAGSALNAAVTEAKQVQDTQDSKIKALQEIKAALSAVQAVQAGMMDLPSGSEGFVGISISGGTQHTESTTDTKIRAAQGSAIAAGNNLSITATGSGEKGVDGDITIKGSAINAGNNMILDANRDVNLLAAANTQKTDSENKSYGGNAGVSFGWGGGKNGLRFFADANFSKGNMHADGLYWTETQLEAGNNLTIISGRDTNLIGALAKGDSVMMDVGRDLTVRSLQDTDDYSYEQYSLNIAGSYGTGFDGSLGFTMDKMDSTWASVNEQSGIYAGKGGYDITVGNHTQLDGAVIASEATPDKNSLDTGTLGWSDIKNKAEYDVSHVSVSVGSGGGAPLGFPGVPGTPIVVAYGDSASSTTHAAIADGSITIRDKEGQKQDIASISRDTENAANPLEKIFNAEEEMRNLEAIGLAGQIVQQVTTIATNIGVKNAQDEAKASMEAASKDPAIQAQARDNLAKQDINNPTQEQLNKATYDVVYQAAYEKQMETYGTGSNVGRAIQAAGAALTVAMGGGSAGNAAAAASAPFLAQGVKKLADENFPIDEEHPNNANLFAKVIGHAIVGLAVAEGSGNNGMSGALGAASGELIAKVVAEDLYGVNPKDLTEAQRQFIANMTSIATGVAAGLVADNTADGGTAAAAAYNAAVNNFLSPEKAETLIKSIEDQKAGKNLVEASLNIVKLTNEDRASNALLELYQSGQPMTESQKQELAGLLDQYGYELQVMYGFTPQKANEAIQGVLAGKAFVASTGDISAYNEALSYLKTASVHSSQAIIGTDALMALPGAPGIVARSALAAGGAYQAGYGLGQLSDGSYGEGVWNVGLGTAAIFGGVAGNSVISRTDGAIASPGKPILWQESSQSLDPKAHSSIPKVTAELTDPVTGKVFTDTNQGNRPDFYLGDQSRPTLINNIIQAKIDKRPDKNYPNGDMATAHAEVGSIQQAYEQGMTQGRNMELVVSGKPVCNFCMTDIRSMAEKAGLNSLTIYEKSTGHTLYWQQGMKKIENRGPSE, from the coding sequence ATGAACAAGAATTTATACCGCGTTATTTTTAACCGGGCCCGTGGTCAGTTAATGGTGGTGCCGGAGATTGCCGGATCCCATTCAACCGGAAATACCCGGGTTTCATCCGGAGCCGGACATACCTTAAGTCAGCTGATTGCTGGCCTTAATCCCCTGATGTTGTTTACCAGTATGGCATTGGGGTTACTGGCTATCAGCCTGCCGGTACAGGCTGATATCGTGGCAGACCACAGTGCGCCGGGTAACCAGCAGCCAACGGTCATCGGCAGTGCTAACGGCACGCCACAGGTGAATATCCAGACACCGAGCGCCGCAGGTGTATCGCGCAATACCTACAGCCAGTTTGATGTGGATAACCGTGGCGCCATTCTTAATAACTCAGCCGCACCGGTACAAACCCAACTGGGCGGCTATGTTGACGGCAACCCGCAGGTCATACGCGGCGGGGCTAAAATCATTCTTAATGAGGTCAATTCTCGTAATCCGAGTCAGTTAAACGGTTATGTGGAAGTCGCCGGGCAGAAAGCTCAGGTGGTAATAGCCAACCCATCGGGTATTACCTGTGATGGCTGTGGTTTTATTAACGCCAATCGCGCCACCCTGACTACCGGCACGCCAAATCTGGTGAATGGTCAACTGGAGGGCTACAACGTCCAGCAGGGCAATGTGACCATTCAGGGCAAAGGAATGGACAGTAGCCAGCAGAGCTATACCGATATTATCGCCCAGTCGGTGAATGTGAATGCGGGTGTGTGGGCCAATGAGCTTAATGTGGTCACAGGCAAGAACAAGGTCAGCGCCGATACCAGCCAGATTGAAAAGCAGGGTAGTAACGATGCAGCCAGCCCGCAGTTTTCGGTGGATGTGGCGGCACTGGGTGGCATGTACGCCAATACTATCCGCATGGTGGGCACTGAAAACGGCGTAGGTGTTCGCAATGCCGGGCATATCGGTACGCAGGCCGGTTCGGTAGTGCTGACCGCCGATGGTCGTATCGAAAATAGCGGAACGATAAGCAGTGCACAAAACCTGACGATGACCACTCAGCAAGGGCTGACCAACAGCGGTACGCTGTTTGGTAAAAACGAAGTTCAGATTACTGCTCAGGGCGATGTGGTTAACACCGGCTCCGGCCAAATGGGTGCCACCGGGCAGCTTAATGTGACCTCTCAGGGCAACCTGACCAGTCAGGGTGTGATTGCGGCAGACGGTAACGCCACTGTCAGCAGTCGTCGTAAATTGAATAACAGCGGAACCCTCTCTTCTGGTCAGACGCTTCGGGTATCTGCCAACAGTATTGATAACAATGGTACTGTGCAGGGCAAAGGACGTACCGCCATCAGCACACCGGGATATATCAATCAGACCGCCAGCGGAAAAATCAGTAGCGGTGGCTTTTTAAGTATCGATAGCGGCGACTGGATGACCAGTTACGGCAGCATTTATTCTGCGGATGCAGCTTCCCTTAGCATTCAAAATGCGCTGTTAAACGGTGGAACTATTGATACCGGATTGGGACTGACCCTGTCTGCCAGCCATATTAACAATACCGGAGCAATTTACGCCGGTGGCGATGTGCAGGCACAAAGCCGCAGTAATCTGTTAAATAGCGGAACCCTGGGCTCTGATCGGGATATTACCCTGAATGCAGCGGGTGAATTCTCCAGTAACAATACGATTTATGCTAAAGGCAATGCCCGCTTGAGCGCAGGTAGTACGGTCAGTAATAACGGCACACTGGCAGCAGATGGACTATTGAGCCTGACTACACCGGGTGCGCTATATAACAACGGCACGATGTACAGTAAAGGTAACCTGTCATTAACTGCAAACCAGTTGGTGACCAGCTATGGCTCCATTGGTGCAGACGGTGAACTTAATCTGAGCACTTACGGAGCACTGTTTAATAACCAGATGCTGTACGGTAAAGGTCAGACTACCCTTAACACCGGTGGCGATTTGACCAACCATGGGGTGATAGGTTCTGACAGCCGTTTGTCCCTGACTTCGCCGGGTATGTTGCTTAATACCGGCACCCTGTACAGCGGTGATGCAATGTCGGTAGCCGCCAACGGACGCGTCACTAACAGCGGTACCATCAACAGCAGTAGCGATTTATCTCTGACCACCCAAAATACCCTGTATAACGGCAATACTATTTATGCCAAAGGTCACGCCTCCTTTAACGTTGCCGGGGCAATGACCAATGACGGCACACTAGGTGCTGACCGTGATCTGACGCTTAGCGCCGGTGGTGATATTCTTAATAACGGTACGTTGTACAGTCAGGGAGCAGGAAAATACCTTACCGATGGCAGCTTTACCAATAACCACCTGTTGCGCAGTGAAGATGCCTTGTTAGTGGATGCCAGCGGAAATATCCTCAATCAAGCCGATATCTATGCCTTTGCCGGGCTGGATTTCAGCGCCGGACAGCGCATTGATAACCATGCCCAGTTCTACAGCGGTGGGACACTTAATCTGCATGCTCTTGGGGACATCAGCAATACCTCAACGCTGGCAGCGCTAGACGATATTACCCTGTCGGGCCATTATTTCAGCAACGGCGGCAATGCCCTGCTGGCTGCCGGTGTACAAAGCAACGGTCAACTGGCAAACACTGGTGATATCACTATTATCAGTACCCAGTCTGTCGATTTGCAGGGGCAGGCTCTGGCTTCCGGCACTTTGAATGTGGATGCCAACGGCATTAATCTTGCCGATGGTCTGGTAAGCGCTGGCGCGGCGAATCTACAGGCGCATAGCGGAGATATTAACACCAACCTTGCACAGCTTTACGTTAACAATGCCTTCAATGCACAAACCACCGGCCACTGGAGCAACCTTGGCGGCCAGTTGTATGCGGGTGATATGCATCTTAATGCCGGATCGCTAACCAACGATGCTGCCGGGGTTATCAGTGCCCAGTCCACCAACCTCACATTGAGTGGACTTCTAAGCAACAGAGGGCTGATTGACGGATTACTGACCCACCTGCAAGCCAGTCAAATCGATAACTATGGCACCGGTCGTATTTACGGAACCTGGCTGGGTTTACAGGCTGATGTGATTAATAACCGGGAAGAGGGCGGCACCGCCGCCACTATTGCCGGTCGTGAAACTCTGGATATGGGGGTTGGTACCTTAAACAATTACACCCATTCGTTAATATTCAGCGGTGGCAATATGTCCATTGGTCGATTACTGGATGAGAACAGCAACGCCACCGGTATGGGTGGGGTGTTGAATAACCACAGTGCGACGATTGAAGCGTTAGGGGACCTGAAGTTGTCGATGGGAGTGGTGAATAACGTTAATGACCACTTTTTGACCGAGTTTCGAGTCGTATCGCAGGAAAATATTCTTGAGTACGCAATGAATGCCAGCAGTCGACACTATTTCCTTGATGAAGTGAGCTTTACCTATAACAGCCGCGGCGTTTCCACACTCTATACGCCGGATTCGGATAGGGGAGACGATGACTATTGGGAGTTTACCTATGTCCGAACCACCCAGGAAAACGCCATTATCGAAACCGACCCGGGGAAAATTTTAGCTGGTGGTAACTTGTTGATTATTGCGGATACGGTCAATAACGATAAGAGCCAAATCATTGCGGGAAATGTATTAAACATTGCGGCTAATACCCTGAATAATACGGAAATTGCGGGTACTCGTGTCATTACTGAATCGGGGATTATGCAGCATCGATATTCAACCCCAATCGGTGGTGTACGGGTGCAGGGACATCATGATTACGACTACTCTCCGGCAGCCGTGTATCAGGATATCATGTTAAAAGCATCGGAAACTGCTGGCAATACCCAACCCAATGGCAGTGGAGCATCGATTAATGCGCGTCAGGAAGGTTTGGCTCCAGGTAGTGGCATTGGTAGCATCAGTATTGATCGCGTGAATATTCAGCTGGCGGGTGTGGATGGCATGCAAGATGTCAGCATAGTGACCCGTCCACCGAGTTTGAGTCTGACATTACCCAATGCCAGTCTGTATAAAATCAATCCGGCAGTCGGCGGTTTGTATCTGGTAGAAACCGATCCTAAATTTACCCAGCTTAAGCGCTGGTTAGGTTCGGATTATATGACCAGCCAGTTAAAGGCCGATCCGAATAATATGCATAAACGTTTGGGTGATGGTTACTACGAGCAGCGTCTGATCAGTGACCAGATTATCAGCCTGACGGGGCAGCGTTTTTTAAACGGTTACGCCAATGACGAAGAGCAGTATATGGCACTGATGAACAGTGGCGTTGAATTTGCTCAAAAGTACAACCTGTCGTTAGGGGTAGCGTTAACCAAAGAGCAGATGGCTAATTTGACCTCGGATATCGTCTGGCTGGTGAGCCGTGACGTAACCTTACCGGATGGCAGTATTCAGACGGTTTTGGTGCCGCAGGTATATGCCATGGTCAGGCCGCAGGATATTGATAGTAACGGTGCTCTTTTAGCGGGTAAGCAAGTCAATTTGCAACTAAGCAATGATTTGGTGAATCAGGGGCGTATTCTGGCGGGGGATAAGCTGAATGTGCTGGCGCAGAATATTCAAAATATGGGCGGTATCATCAGCGGTAATAACGTAGCGCTGCTGGCAAATAACGATATTAATAATATTGGTGGTCTGATGCAGGGCTTTGACAGTCTGAAACTTCAGGCCGGTAATAATATCAACATTACCACCACCACCAACCATAACGAAAAAGGCGGAATCAACCGCTCATCTCATACCAATATCAATCAGGTCGGGGCCTTGTCGGTCAATAATGACAATGGAGTGCTACAGCTTTCAGCCGGTAATGATATTAATCTGACGGCGGCATTGATTACTAACGCCGGTCAGAATAGCGAGACATATATCGCTGCGGGTCATGACCTGAATATGAATACCGTGACGGAAGAAAAGCAGCGCGACTATATCTCCGCAAGTAAGAACAGCTCGCGTAAAGAGGCCAGCTCGCAGGATATTGGTACCCAGATTAGCAGTAGCGGTAATGTCACTCTGTCAGCGAAAAATGATATCAATGCGAAAGCGGCACAGGTTCAGGCTGATGGTCAACTGGCCGTGGTAGCTGGAAACGATATTAATATTACGACTGGCCAGTCGACTGACCATGTGGAGAGTACCAGCAAATCCACCAGCCGCAGCGGCATGACCAAAACCGTGACTACCAAGCAGGTGGTGCATGATGTTCTTTCGGCAGAAAGCAGCAACTTTAGTGGTGATACAGTCATCATGAATGCCGGAAACGACCTGCGGGTTGAAGGTAGTCAGGTCACCAGTACCCATGATATGACATTAAACGCCGGTCACGACCTGATACTGAGTACAGCCCAAGAGCAGCAGGATGATCTGGAGATAGTTCGTAAGAAAAAGAGTGGCATGATGAGCTCCGGTGGGATTGGGGTGACATATGGCAAGATAGATGAAAAGTCGACCAATATTAGCCATCGTGTCACTCAACTGGGTAGTACCGTAGGCAGTACAGAAGGTAATGTTACTTTAAGTGCGGGAAATAATCTGACCATCAAAGGCTCAGACGTTATCGCTCAGCAGGATATCAGCCTGAAGGGTAAAAATGTGACCATTGAGTCAGTGGAAAACCAAACCAGCATTCACGACAAGTACGAGCGTACCCAGTCGGGTATGACGGTTGCACTATCCGGCGCTGCTGGCAGTGCGCTAAACGCCGCAGTAACCGAAGCGAAACAGGTGCAGGACACTCAGGACAGTAAAATCAAGGCGCTACAGGAAATCAAAGCGGCGCTGTCGGCGGTTCAGGCGGTGCAGGCCGGTATGATGGACCTGCCGAGCGGTAGCGAAGGCTTTGTGGGTATCAGTATTTCTGGCGGTACTCAGCATACGGAATCCACCACCGATACCAAAATTCGGGCGGCTCAGGGCTCTGCCATTGCCGCAGGAAATAATCTGTCCATCACCGCTACTGGTAGTGGTGAGAAAGGCGTTGATGGCGATATCACCATTAAAGGCTCAGCTATTAATGCCGGTAATAACATGATTCTGGATGCTAACCGGGACGTTAACCTGCTGGCGGCGGCCAATACTCAAAAAACCGACAGTGAGAATAAGAGCTACGGCGGTAACGCTGGCGTCAGCTTTGGCTGGGGCGGGGGTAAAAACGGTCTGCGTTTCTTTGCCGATGCTAACTTCTCGAAAGGGAATATGCATGCAGACGGTCTGTACTGGACCGAGACTCAGCTTGAAGCGGGCAACAATCTGACCATTATCAGCGGTCGGGATACCAACCTGATTGGTGCGCTGGCGAAAGGTGATTCCGTGATGATGGACGTGGGTCGTGACCTGACCGTGCGTTCATTGCAGGACACCGATGATTACAGCTATGAGCAATACTCGCTGAATATTGCGGGCAGTTATGGTACTGGCTTTGACGGCAGTCTGGGCTTCACCATGGACAAGATGGACAGCACCTGGGCCAGCGTCAATGAGCAGAGCGGGATTTATGCCGGTAAAGGTGGTTATGACATTACCGTGGGTAATCATACTCAGCTAGACGGTGCGGTGATTGCCTCTGAAGCTACGCCAGATAAAAACAGTCTGGATACCGGTACGCTGGGCTGGAGCGATATTAAGAATAAGGCAGAGTATGACGTCAGCCATGTGTCGGTCAGCGTTGGCTCGGGCGGTGGTGCACCGCTGGGCTTCCCGGGGGTTCCGGGAACGCCGATTGTGGTGGCCTATGGTGACAGTGCAAGTAGTACCACGCATGCGGCGATTGCGGATGGTTCTATTACCATTCGGGATAAGGAGGGTCAGAAACAGGATATTGCCAGCATCAGTCGTGATACGGAGAATGCTGCTAATCCGCTGGAGAAAATCTTCAATGCTGAAGAAGAGATGCGTAATCTGGAGGCCATTGGTCTGGCGGGGCAAATAGTGCAGCAAGTGACGACGATTGCGACTAATATCGGGGTGAAGAATGCGCAGGATGAAGCGAAGGCCAGTATGGAGGCTGCATCGAAGGACCCCGCTATTCAGGCGCAGGCCAGAGATAATTTAGCGAAGCAGGATATAAATAACCCAACGCAGGAGCAGTTGAACAAGGCTACTTATGATGTGGTGTATCAGGCTGCTTATGAGAAACAGATGGAAACCTACGGTACCGGCAGCAATGTTGGCCGAGCGATACAGGCCGCCGGTGCGGCGCTTACTGTCGCAATGGGTGGTGGCAGCGCGGGGAATGCGGCAGCGGCGGCTTCAGCGCCGTTTTTAGCTCAGGGCGTGAAGAAGCTGGCGGATGAGAATTTCCCGATAGACGAGGAACACCCGAACAATGCGAACCTGTTTGCCAAAGTTATTGGTCATGCCATTGTGGGTCTAGCGGTTGCAGAAGGTTCAGGGAATAATGGCATGTCTGGCGCGTTGGGCGCCGCCAGCGGTGAGCTAATTGCTAAGGTGGTAGCAGAAGACCTTTACGGAGTTAATCCAAAAGATCTGACAGAAGCTCAGCGTCAGTTTATTGCTAATATGACTTCAATCGCGACTGGAGTGGCGGCTGGTTTAGTAGCTGATAATACGGCGGATGGGGGGACGGCTGCGGCAGCTGCGTATAATGCGGCAGTTAATAATTTCTTGAGTCCAGAAAAAGCCGAAACGTTGATTAAATCAATAGAAGACCAGAAAGCGGGCAAAAATTTGGTGGAAGCATCACTGAATATTGTGAAGCTGACCAATGAAGATCGGGCCAGTAATGCTTTATTGGAATTGTATCAATCAGGCCAACCTATGACAGAAAGCCAGAAACAAGAACTGGCTGGTTTACTTGACCAATATGGTTATGAACTTCAAGTCATGTATGGATTTACCCCACAGAAAGCGAATGAGGCTATTCAGGGAGTGCTTGCTGGTAAAGCGTTTGTGGCGTCAACGGGAGATATCAGTGCTTATAATGAAGCATTGAGCTATCTTAAAACAGCTAGTGTACATTCCAGTCAAGCGATAATAGGTACTGATGCGTTAATGGCGTTACCTGGTGCGCCGGGAATTGTAGCGCGTTCTGCACTAGCGGCAGGCGGAGCTTATCAGGCAGGTTATGGTTTGGGGCAACTTTCTGATGGGAGTTATGGTGAAGGAGTCTGGAATGTTGGGTTAGGAACTGCGGCAATTTTTGGTGGAGTGGCAGGGAATAGCGTTATTTCAAGAACTGATGGAGCGATAGCGTCACCGGGGAAACCAATATTGTGGCAGGAAAGTAGTCAATCATTAGATCCAAAAGCACATTCTTCGATTCCTAAAGTTACCGCAGAACTGACAGACCCAGTAACGGGTAAAGTGTTTACTGATACGAATCAGGGGAATCGTCCGGATTTCTATTTAGGTGACCAAAGTAGGCCGACATTAATTAACAATATTATTCAGGCTAAAATAGATAAACGTCCAGATAAAAACTATCCTAATGGTGATATGGCTACAGCTCACGCTGAGGTTGGTTCGATCCAACAAGCTTATGAACAAGGAATGACGCAAGGCCGTAATATGGAGTTAGTTGTTTCAGGAAAACCCGTGTGTAACTTCTGTATGACTGATATTCGCTCTATGGCAGAAAAAGCTGGTCTAAATTCATTAACTATTTACGAGAAATCAACTGGTCATACCTTGTATTGGCAGCAAGGTATGAAAAAAATAGAGAATAGAGGACCTTCGGAATGA
- a CDS encoding toxin-activating lysine-acyltransferase — protein MKYGNFHITAPLMLGGEINEAEVLGASVWLWMHSPQHNTASLNTLPTLLLPIIKNQQFVLVSEGNKPVFFLSWAWMDEQAECHYFTEDALMFREEDWTSGERLWIHDWIAPFGHSIAMKRIITDIIFPEHFGRMIYHKTKNYQTKTWYGKNTRRQEREQWYREHPVIKDEMTLALLAQKLNQ, from the coding sequence ATGAAATATGGAAACTTTCATATCACCGCCCCGTTGATGCTGGGTGGTGAAATAAACGAAGCGGAGGTTCTGGGGGCATCGGTCTGGTTATGGATGCACTCTCCACAACACAATACTGCATCGTTGAATACGCTACCGACCCTGTTGCTGCCGATTATTAAAAATCAGCAGTTTGTTTTAGTCAGTGAAGGTAATAAGCCGGTGTTTTTTCTGTCATGGGCATGGATGGATGAGCAGGCTGAATGCCACTACTTTACTGAAGATGCCTTAATGTTCAGAGAAGAGGACTGGACCAGTGGTGAGCGCTTATGGATCCACGACTGGATAGCGCCATTTGGCCATTCGATAGCGATGAAGCGAATTATCACCGATATCATTTTTCCTGAACATTTTGGTCGAATGATTTATCACAAAACAAAAAACTATCAGACCAAAACCTGGTATGGCAAGAATACCCGACGACAGGAACGAGAACAGTGGTACAGGGAGCATCCGGTTATCAAAGACGAGATGACACTGGCTCTGTTAGCTCAAAAGTTAAATCAGTAA
- a CDS encoding DUF6911 family protein yields the protein MIIEYELSIHLNNEYHEIVQPTWVMVKEYLNLLRGQSGSTHLRIINTQDIGPERLSVEGEGEYYLITLLEYNELGGDVRSFSEPKGSNNKILVNGDYWPARQLTKDFDFVISVFKEFFETGNVSTKYLN from the coding sequence ATGATAATTGAATATGAACTCTCTATTCATTTGAATAATGAATATCATGAGATTGTTCAACCTACTTGGGTAATGGTGAAAGAGTATTTGAATTTATTAAGAGGTCAATCAGGGAGTACTCATCTAAGAATTATTAATACTCAAGATATAGGGCCTGAACGTTTAAGTGTTGAGGGTGAAGGTGAGTATTATTTAATAACCCTGTTAGAATATAACGAATTAGGTGGAGATGTAAGATCATTCTCTGAGCCGAAAGGCAGTAACAATAAAATACTTGTGAATGGAGATTATTGGCCTGCTAGACAGCTTACTAAAGATTTTGATTTTGTTATTTCTGTTTTTAAAGAGTTCTTTGAAACTGGCAATGTATCAACAAAATATCTGAATTGA